A single genomic interval of Lathyrus oleraceus cultivar Zhongwan6 chromosome 7, CAAS_Psat_ZW6_1.0, whole genome shotgun sequence harbors:
- the LOC127101958 gene encoding uncharacterized protein LOC127101958: MASDQENSQDANAPDDTSEKEITRGITIMKSIIRDRDKAVTYNVNWNADNQLIGSNAAKLASYIGTLVRMHIPITATRWSNKELGSAKDKIWTEILRSFNIEDTTIRKKYILQLAGKRHRGWRTFLTNKYLKDKEIFFVEYDPEYPVKYAIFIIEEEWVAFVAQRRDENFKKVSATNRERASNPTYAYKKGRLGYARLEEKILDETKSDATSLPPHVLWKEARVGKDGTVRDDVQHIYDECETLSQSISTAEDQENRSVLSRALNVPEYPGRVRGKGHGCTPTSLYKNPRRRNPSNQEVMETLQALQAQVLQLQKDNERYRCMEKCSSQLKETSEKASINCQNKFPEGISSCQLYLSSPTYRLVGKGKVHNTSGDLLHHRPLPDGHLKVSVDVVLDKDALLPIPDIVSETTLLRDAIGSFVAWPLDLIFIDDETPTKPASKDKGILRHNESVASQKEVFAQGSQQLSQKIGSRQKNKRDLPVTYLPKKGAFVPRYQISLETLVDSSDMATAGAIRLLDMEEDIFGYSCTETIGKEDLEHIFRHQELGVGVIHTYIRFLYDNFMRGNDQLSNRFRFVSSSLVNKALICREPDSCREYLVKRFMASSTNNLYLWPYNSGCHWLLLAIDPLKEVVYFLNSIDGEWTNYPDMKQLVDTSIKVFRSQRQARVPRTKSSNITWIKVQCPLQRNGIDCGYFVMRFMREIINMNQIEIPITVETVGLN; encoded by the exons ATGGCTAGTGATCAAGAAAACTCACAAGATGCAAATGCTCCTGATGATACTTCAGAAAAAGAAATTACACGAGGCATCACTATTATGAAGAGTATCATTCGTGATAGAGATAAAGCAGTAACATATAATGTAAATTGGAATGCTGATAACCAACTAATTGGGTCTAATGCTGCAAAGTTGGCAAGCTACATTGGTACACTTGTTCGTATGCACATTCCAATCACTGCTACAAGATGGAGTAATAAAGAGTTGGGTAGCGCTAAAGATAAGATTTGGACTGAGATACTG AGGTCTTTTAACATTGAAGATACAACTATCCGAAAAAAGTATATActtcaattggccggaaaaagacaCAGAGGGTGGAGAACGTTTTTAACAAACAAGTATCTTAAGGACAAAGAAATTTTTTTTGTTGAATATGATCCGGAATATCCAGTGAAGTATGCGATCTTCATTATAGAAGAAGAATGGGTTGCTTTTGTAGCCCAAAGAAGAGACGAAAATTTCAAGAAAGTGAGTGCCACAAATCGCGAGAGAGCGTCAAATCCCACgtatgcatacaaaaaagggcgtTTGGGATATGCACGCTTAGAGGAAAAAATT TTAGACGAGAcgaaaagtgacgcaacatcaCTTCCGCCACATGTTTTGTGGAAAGAAGCTCGTGTGGGAAAGGATGGAACTGTTAGGGATGACGTTCAACATATTTATGATGAATGT GAGACCCTATCTCAATCGATAAGCACAGCTGAGGACCAGGAGAACAGGAGCGTACTTAGTAGAGcactaaatgttcctgagtatcCCGGTCGGGTGAGGGGTAAAGGGCATGGTTGTACTCCAACTTCCTTGTATAAGAATCCAAGGAGAAGAAATCCTagcaatcaagaagtgatggAGACGTTGCAGGCATTACAAGCGCAAGTTCTTCAATTGCAAAAGGATAATGAGAGATATAGGTGTATGGAAAAGTGCAGTTCACAGTTGAAAGAAACTAGTGAGAAAGCCAGTATCAATTGTCAAAAtaaatttcccgag ggcatttcatCTTGTCAGCTATACTTATCGTCACCGACTTATCGCctagttggcaagggaaaagtgcacaacacttcgggaGATTTACTTCACCATAGACCGCTCCCGGATGGACACCTTAAAGTATCGGTTGATGTTGTATTAGATAAGGATGCGTTGCTACCGATACCTGACATTGTTTCAGAGACAACATTGCTGCGAGATGCAATAGGATCATTTGTTGCATGGCCCTTGGATCTCATTTTCATTGATGATGAG ACGCCTACAAAACCCGCATCTAAGGATAAAGGGATTTTGCGGCACAACGAgtctgttgcatcacaaaaagaG GTATTTGCTCAAGGGTCACAACAACTGAGCCAGAAAATTGGTAGTCGACAGAAAAACAAAAGGGATCTTCCAGTGACTTATTTGCCAAAAAAAGGTGCTTTTGTGCCTCGATACCAGATATCTCTTGAAACACTTGTTGACTCATCAGATATGGCAACAGCTGGTGCTATTCGCTTACTGGATATGGAGGAAGATATCTTTGGTTATTCATGCACTGAAACAATCGGAAAAGAAGATCTGGAACATATTTTTCGGCATCAAGAATTAGGCGTCGGTGTTATACACACATACATCCG GTTCTTGTATGACAATTTCATGCGCGGGAATGATCAATTGTCAAACAGATTCCGTTTCGTGTCTTCCTCCCTGGTCAACAAAGCATTAATTTGTAGGGAACCGGATTCATGTAGAGAGTACTTAGTCAAGAGATTCATGGCCAGCAGTACAAACAACTTGTATCTTTGGCCGTATAATTCAGG GTGTCACTGGTTGTTGCTTGCTATTGATCCTTTAAAAGAAGTGGTATATTTTCTGAATTCGATAGATGGTGAATGGACAAATTATCCGGATATGAAGCAATTAGTTGATAC atCAATAAAAGTGTTCCGATCTCAAAGACAAGCTCGAGTACCACGTACTAAATCCAGTAACATTACGTGGATAAAAGTGCAG TGTCCTCTACAGCGCAACGGTATCGATTGCGGATACTTTGTAATGAGGTTTATGAGGGAAATCATTAATATGAATCAAATAGAGATTCCAATCACG GTTGAAACAGTAGGCTTAAACTGA